Genomic DNA from Echeneis naucrates chromosome 23, fEcheNa1.1, whole genome shotgun sequence:
ATATTACATTCAAAAAATCTGATCTAAGAATCTAAAAGTCCTAGGGATGTACAAGTAGCAGTTCTTTATTTAGATCAACCTTTGATTTTCTGCTTGTACTCCTCTGGCCGGTGAAGGTACATGGCAGCTGCATCTCCATTCAGGGGGTCGATGGGGTTTGGGTAAGCCAGCAGCTGGGGCAGGAACGACTCAAAGATGTTGGTCAGATCtggagaagcagaaaagagaaTGTAATTTTATCAAATCTCAGATATCATACGTTTATAGATTATAATCTGGTGACAGTTTTTCCAAAACCAAACAATTAATCTGATGGAACCTTTTGGAGAAATAACCACCCAAGAAGGTTcaccaaaaaaaacagaatgttAAATGCTGGAATTCAAGTAACTTGAAAGGTATGGTATATGTAGTAGGTAGCAGAGCACAAATTCCTCCAAAGCAGAGGCTAGAACAGGACTAACCGCCGTCAGTAGTCTCTTCTCACAGACctcaatttttgtttttcagagcagAGGCAAAGAGAAACTCACAATTCATGCTAGGTGTCACTGTTGGGTCCATTCAAGTtgggaaaacaaatattttcctaCTGTCTATTGCACAGCATTATCATCTTTAGACAATTCAGTCAGTTGCTTTTGTTCACCCTCCTTTTGTAGAGGGTCATTACACACGATGCTCAGGCTGATTGGCCTATTCTTTCCATGTTTAtacaatcagatttttttttttttttttttaaaacttggcAAATAAATCAGCTGCATTTCTAAAGAAGGGTGAAATATATCAAATGCAATTACATGTGAACGGACCTGACagcattaataatttaaataaaatctttttgCTTTCATGTGACAGCTTTTGAGCCTCAACTCATTTTGAATCAAGTTACTTGAATTCCAGggtttaacattttgttttgggtcATATCCAGAACACTGGTGAGAATAAATGGAGAGGTATGCACAAACATCTGCTCAGCATATTACTGTAAAGTCATTTATATTGCTCAACAGCTTTCTCATCCCTGTGGACTAACTGTAATGAGGTATTAATGGGTAAATATACAGGGAGAAGGGCACAGGGACATGGAGagtaaaagagaaagagacactgTCATAGCCAGAAGAGCAACTGCGTTGTAAACAATCACTGCCATCAAGAGTATGCTAGCGTGTCTCGCACAGCAGTAAATCATTCCTGTCAAAGGTAAATGTTTTCTGACCTTGTTGGGTGAGGGTATTACCTCATTCGTGTTCACTTCTCCCCCTCAGtaagtgggttagggttacgtGGTAGTAAAGGAGCGGCAGACACTTTTTGTTGCTGATGGCAGCAAGTTAAGATCTTTGCACATAATCACACTGAAACAAGTAAAGAAACTTAATATGAACACGCATGCAGTGGAGCCACTCACCATAAAGGGCCGTCCATGTCTGGTTGATGACATCTAAACACACCGTCCCTGACCTGGGAAACCGAGAGGAAAACAAGagttggaaggaaaaaaaaaaacataggcAGGGGAGAAGAAAGGTCTGAACTCCCTGTGGAGGCTGGTTTTTCTTaaatccttttttaattttacccAAATATGTCCAGCAAAGCCTGTcccatttcaaatgtttcaaatgtgcTCAATATTATAGGACAAAACTGGTCAATACCTCATGGAAAGCTGTGTGACAGTCAGATAGAAAATTCTTATCAACTACTAAAGTTGGAAATATGTGATTTGCTATTAGTCATGTTTATGTATATGAATTTTAATAGGGAGATGAAaaaagtcacttcctgtctcatttATGGAGGACATACAGGTTCACTAGCAAGTCAGGACCCATTTTCATGGCCTGTGTCCTTCAGAGGATCCGGCACTCGGTAGTGGATCAGTTGGCCCAGAGACACAAAAAGCTTGGCCAGGTTAAATATTTGTGTAATTTGCTGTTGTTTGCTGACTGTGCTCAAAATGTGTGCCTCATCAAACAAAAGCTGTAGCtcatcaagtaaaaaaaatgtgagcaaaTTCAATCATTAGTTTACATTGCCCAGCCAGCTGTTTAGCCAAAGTAAAGGAAATCCATCAAAAAAGCTGAGAATTTAAATACATGGCAATTGACCACAACTTACGCTTCATCAATGTTGGGATGAAAAATCTTGTTCATGaatcctgggaaaaaaaaaacaggtagaAATGAGGACAGGATGAGAAAGTGAGGTGgaacataaaaaatgtaatcttacatcacacatcacacatgcGACACTTGAGTTCCTACCTATTGATGGAGATTTGAAAGGGTATTTGTCAGGAAGATCTACTCGCACCTTCCACACACCTCCCTCGTACGGCGCTGCAGAcgaagagacaaaaaaaagagaacactTTTGAAGGCAGAGGGGAGGCTTACACTCCACTGAACATCATATTCCATCCCTCATGCACTCCAACAGATTTCAACACTGCAGGGCTCTATCAATTTTCTGCACTCCTTTCTCATCtgctcaaaaacacaacagagagggGACCACTTGAGAAATGAGCTACACATTCAATTTCTCTCTGccacttcattttattttatgcgGTAATATATTTCAGCCCAGGAGAATTCTTTACTTGcaaatcacttcacaaaataCACTGACTTCAAAGAGCAAGAGAATGAGATTGGGAGTGTGTGATGCTCTCCCAGAATAGCTGTGTGTAACAGGAGCCTCGTGTGCCTTACTGAAACTGAACAGTACATAGATGGCTGAAAACACACTCGCATAGAAAAAGGAGGGTTAATTGAGGAACATTAAAGATCCCAAGTggacaacacaaaaacaaatgtatcaTGATTTGTTTGATGGTTCTTGGAACACAGTTGAAAACAAAACCTAGACAGAAAATTTCTTGGACACACCAAATATCCCAGGGAAGCTTCAGTGTTGAAttagctggggggggggggggtgaatacGTTTCTTAAACACGAAAAAACACTTACTTCCTTGTGGTCCAAAAAACTTCACTACAAATTCATTGAGTCCACTGAGGATGGTGACTTCATGTTTGCTCTCGATGCTGAAAAGGCTGTTAAGGACAACAGTGTACATTTTTTAGtttctattgtatttttttacatgtattgtatgttatttattctttcataaAGCACTTTGTGAAATTCCCTTGTCTTTGAATGGTGCTATAGAATTAAACTTAACTTACTTACATCATCACAAACTTTGCTTCAGCAAATGCAACCCTAACCCCATGAACATAAACCACAAGTCCCCATGAAGAAACATAGCAGAGGCCATCGCCTAACAAAGAAAGTCTGAGATTCTACCAGTTTATGTTCCTTCACAACATTTTATATAGCTGGACATCATAAACTCCTATTTCAGGTGAAACTATGCCAGATTCAGTCTGATCAGAGCAGTCCATCTTGTGACAGGCGCTCTGCCAAGTCAAGTCCACCAACATGCTGAGATGTACTTTTGTCAAGCGGGAAGTATTCACGAATAAGGTCTCAACCACACATCCACTTTGCTGTGTGAGGTTTCTTTGCAACTGAATACACAAAGTGATATTCATTTAACACCCGTAACTGTATGAGTAGACAAACCAAACTTCCAATGTTAAGCATATTTATTAATTGGTTACAGAAGTCAATGCTAGAATTACTCCAACAAAACAGATGATACAGCTTGTATTAATTCCAAAAAACTAAGTACAGCTGTTTATAACTTCTGATTATGTTGTTGATTACCCATTTTTAAAGTGATCCACCTCCAAATATTGCAAATGAAAACTTTGATTTACAAAACAACTtacaaaaaccacaaagaatGTTCACTTCTATCTATTCAGTGTCATGTGGATACTGATGCAAGCTTGCTCTGAGTATTCTTGAACtccattcaaacacacaaccatCACAGAGAATTAATTTCCCTTTCATATGAGTAGAGGGAAGAGGAACAGGAAATAAAgttgaagaaaagagagaaagagacttgaggaaaagacaaacatgtttcttcaaaacaaaaacaaaaagaaagaaaagtaatgaCAAAATTAAAGCGAAAGACTGTCAGACCACATTAGAGACAAGAGGCACGAGAGGTGGAATGAAAATGAGTTTTCAATGTAACGCAGTAGCAGCTGGCTTGCCAATCCTGATTGAGCGTGTATCCCATTAGCAGTAGCACTGACCCCCAAAGGGTTAAATCAAACTGGAGGTTATTTTAAGCTCTGGTTGAGTCTGCAAGAGCGGACTGAATCCCTGGCTTCAGCAAGGAAATGTGTCATTGTCAGACAGAAGAGGAACCTCTCTGTTCTGACTTGTGTTGGAGTCTAGGAGGCCGTTACAAACTTCAATCACTAATGCCAGAGTACAACACCTATGTAAAGCATGTTGGCAAAACAACAAATAGGCCAGGTCTTGAACAAGTGCTCCTCCCACGTCAGACAACATGCATTATGTTTGCATTCTGCGGCTCAACCGCTTTTGCCCTTCATGTAAGGACATCTATGCATGCACCTAACAAGCAGTGAAACCACTGAGGTGTGAGTTAATGTGTGTATGACCACATGAGTGGGGGCAGTGTTGCAGAGAAGGGGGATGGTGTGCACTGTTGACTGCGTTATGTTATGGAAGACAGTAGTGTGGCAAGGAGGATATAGACTTCTAAGGGGATTGTATCAACACAGATTATGCTGCCAGCTAATTGACATTGGCTGAGAAGAACTGAGGTGGctgttgaaattaaatttttacatGTACCCTTTTGAAATTTAACTGACATGTATGGTGAATGGTGAtaaaattaaggaaaaaaaaaagacaagcaagCAGGAAACATTGGGGTCATAGTGGTCTGTAAATTTTCATGTAACCACAGAGATCacgtgagagagggagaaggttGGCGAAAGGAGCAGCTCATATTACGCCAATCAACTGCTCACTTTCTGCAACATTCACATGACAatgatggaaacacacacacagttgtaaaAAGTAGCTGGTTAGCATATTTAAGTATACCCAAAGGTTCCCAATAACCCTGTCTATTTTTTGTAGCAGGACTGAGCACATTCCATCTATTACTCCTCAACCCTGCCCTCCTCACAAAACCTGTAGGTGAACAACATACAGGTGGGGTCATCCCCTGACTGACCTTGTTAAAAACCatgacagcaacaaacaaatacactgcTCGTAATCTAGATCAAGCTCTCATTGTTAGATTCTAATTTAAACGATTTCACCCCAGCCTCTCATCTATGTCTTCAGTATATGAATTGACTCACATAGGATTATGGCCACTCTTTCATGTAATCATGACACAGTGGTCTCACCCTTTGCCCTCATGTTACATGCAGAGGGGTTCAAGTCTCTAAGCATTCAGCCCTCCCACACAGTAAATAACAACAAGTCACTGTCTAAACAGTTCCCTCTTACTATGAAGCCATTTGTCAGGTCTGATAAAACAGTTCC
This window encodes:
- the ube2h gene encoding ubiquitin-conjugating enzyme E2 H isoform X1, translated to MSSPSPGKRRMDTDVVKLIESKHEVTILSGLNEFVVKFFGPQGTPYEGGVWKVRVDLPDKYPFKSPSIGFMNKIFHPNIDEASGTVCLDVINQTWTALYDLTNIFESFLPQLLAYPNPIDPLNGDAAAMYLHRPEEYKQKIKEYIQKYATEEALKEQEEGAGDSSSESSMSDFSEDEAQDMEL
- the ube2h gene encoding ubiquitin-conjugating enzyme E2 H isoform X3 — translated: MSSPSPGKRRMDTDVVKLIESKHEVTILSGLNEFVVKFFGPQGTPYEGGVWKVRVDLPDKYPFKSPSIDLTNIFESFLPQLLAYPNPIDPLNGDAAAMYLHRPEEYKQKIKEYIQKYATEEALKEQEEGAGDSSSESSMSDFSEDEAQDMEL
- the ube2h gene encoding ubiquitin-conjugating enzyme E2 H isoform X2, producing the protein MILFSIESKHEVTILSGLNEFVVKFFGPQGTPYEGGVWKVRVDLPDKYPFKSPSIGFMNKIFHPNIDEASGTVCLDVINQTWTALYDLTNIFESFLPQLLAYPNPIDPLNGDAAAMYLHRPEEYKQKIKEYIQKYATEEALKEQEEGAGDSSSESSMSDFSEDEAQDMEL